In Cicer arietinum cultivar CDC Frontier isolate Library 1 chromosome 7, Cicar.CDCFrontier_v2.0, whole genome shotgun sequence, a single window of DNA contains:
- the LOC101499324 gene encoding ferric reduction oxidase 2-like, protein MAQEEVKRSPSKKYVMIQSTIKLLMVLVFLGLIFIFIMMPTNTFKKIWIPQFQAKTNSTYFGAQGSRILMFTFPVLLMGTLGCVYLHIAKISNESNIEVIWKNPMVVKGPLGIVSGIEMTFLVMFIALLVWSFGTPLYNNFATITSKSAAQDGDKVWQEKLVVVGSRAGAVGNICLAFLFFPVTRGSSLLPLFGLTSEGCIKYHIWLGHVLMTLFTSHGICYIIYWISTNQISQMLKWNKVGESNLAGEISLLAGLFLWVATIPKIRRKMFELFFYTHYLYILFIIFYIFHVRISFTYMMLPGFYLFLVDRYLRFLQSRREVRLVSTRILPCETVELNFSKGHGLTYNPTSVMFINVPSISKLQWHPFTITSNSKLERETLSVVIKSEGTWTQKLYQLLSSPSPIDRLGISVEGPYGPASTNYLRHESLVMVSGGSGITPFISIIRELIYLSTTFKCKTPNIVLICSFKNTSCLSMLDLILPISNTPSEISNLQLQIEVYITRDKEFKSDIPIHPKTLWFKPNPTDVPIHAMLGPNSWIWLGAIISSSFIIFLVIIGIITQYYIFPIDHNTNKIFSFPLRSFLFMVVICVFIVVVASVAVLWNKKNNGKEAKQIQNLEGSSPTMSPNSMIYNADRELESLPYQSLVQATNVHYGVRPDFRRLLFEIKGSSVGVLVSGPKKMRQDVAAICSSGFFENLHFESISFTW, encoded by the exons atggctCAAGAAGAGGTGAAAAGGTCACCTTCTAAAAAATATGTCATGATTCAATCTACAATAAAGTTATTGATGGTGCTAGTCTTTCTGGgtttgattttcattttcataatgATGCCAACAAATACTTTTAAGAAAATATGGATTCCTCAATTCCAAGCAAAGACTAATTCCACCTATTTTGGTGCACAAg GTTCAAGGATCCTTATGTTCACTTTTCCAGTCTTATTAATGGGCACTTTGGGATGTGTCTATCTCCACATAGCAAAAATCTCAAATGAGAGCAACATTGAAGT CATATGGAAGAATCCAATGGTTGTAAAAGGGCCTCTTGGAATTGTTTCTGGCATAGAGATGACATTTTTGGTTATGTTCATTGCACTTCTTGTTTGGTCCTTTGGAACTCCTTTGTATAACAACTTTGCAACTATCACTTCAAAATCTGCTGCACAGGATGGCGATAAAGT GTGGCAAGAGAAATTGGTAGTTGTGGGATCAAGGGCTGGTGCTGTTGGGAACATATGTTTGGCATTCTTGTTTTTTCCAGTGACACGTGGCTCATCTTTGTTGCCATTGTTTGGACTGACTTCTGAGGGTTGTATTAAGTATCATATTTGGCTTGGACACGTGCTAATGACACTTTTCACATCTCATGGCATTTGTTACATCATCTATTGGATATCTACTAATCAAATTTCACAG ATGCTGAAATGGAACAAAGTTGGAGAATCAAATTTAGCTGGAGAGATATCTTTGCTTGCTGGCTTGTTCCTTTGGGTTGCAACCATTCCTAAGATTAGGAGAAAAATGTTTGAGCTTTTTTTCTACACTCATTACCTCTACATTCTCTTCATCATCTTCTACATCTTCCATGTTCGTATTTCCTTTACCTACATGATGCTCCCCGGTTTCTACCTCTTCTTGGTCGACCGATACCTGAGGTTCCTCCAATCTAGGCGCGAAGTTCGTTTGGTTTCGACTCGTATTTTGCCATGCGAAACCGTAGAACTCAACTTCTCTAAGGGACATG GGTTGACTTATAATCCAACAAGTGTGATGTTCATAAATGTACCAAGCATATCAAAGTTGCAATGGCATCCATTTACAATTACTTCTAATAGTAAATTGGAGCGAGAAACGCTAAGTGTTGTCATCAAAAGTGAAGGAACTTGGACACAGAAGCTCTATCAGTTGCTTTCAAGTCCTTCCCCAATCGATCGCCTCGGAATATCGGTTGAAGGTCCATATGGCCCTGCTTCAACCAATTACCTAAG GCATGAAAGTCTTGTGATGGTGAGTGGAGGAAGTGGCATAACACCTTTTATCTCCATTATTAGAGAGCTAATATATCTTAGCACCACATTCAAATGCAAAACACCAAACATTGTCCTAATTTGTTCATTCAAGAACACTTCATGCTTATCAATGCTAGATTTGATCCTACCAATTTCCAACACACCATCTGAAATTTCCAATCTTCAACTTCAAATTGAGGTCTACATCACAAGAGACAAAGAATTTAAATCGGATATTCCGATTCATCCAAAAACATTATGGTTCAAGCCAAATCCAACTGATGTACCAATACACGCTATGTTAGGTCCAAATAGCTGGATTTGGCTTGGTGCTATAATCTCGTCTTCTTTTATCATCTTCCTTGTCATAATCGGGATCATTACTCAATACTACATTTTTCCAATCGATCATAACacgaataaaatattttcatttcccTTAAGGTCTTTCCTTTTCATGGTAGTTATATGTGTGTTCATAGTTGTTGTTGCTAGTGTAGCAGTCCTTTGGAATAAGAAAAACAATGGTAAAGAAGCTAAACAGATTCAGAACTTGGAAGGTTCATCGCCAACAATGTCACCGAATTCGATGATTTACAATGCAGATAGAGAATTGGAAAGCCTTCCATACCAATCCCTTGTTCAAGCTACCAATGTGCATTATGGTGTAAGACCTGATTTTAGAA GACTTCTATTTGAAATCAAAGGGTCAAGTGTAGGAGTTCTTGTTTCAGGACCTAAGAAAATGAGGCAGGATGTAGCAGCCATTTGTTCATCtggtttttttgaaaatctgcattttgaGTCCATAAGTTTTACCTGGTGA